The following is a genomic window from Deltaproteobacteria bacterium.
GTCCTGGTTACCGGCGGCCTCGGCGTGCCGACGAGCGCGCTCATCCTGACGAAAGGAAAGTAGTCGCCATGGCGTTGCAACTGAACCGACGATACGTGAAGTACTTCTTCGAGCCCGTCGCCGAGTCGTTCGAGGAGGGGTTTTGGGAAGCGGTCAAGCGGCGCGAGCTGGTCTTCCAGCGCTGCGGCCAGTGCCGCGAGTGGCTGCACCCACCGCGGCCGATGTGCCACAAGTGCAAGAGCTTCGATCTGCGCTGGGAGAAGTCGACCGGCAAGGGCAAGATCTACAGCTACGTCACCTTCACCCGCGAGGTGAACCCGCTCTACGTCGTGCCCTTCGAGGTCGTGCTGGTCGAGATGGACGACGAGAAGCCGGTGCGCATGGTGGCCAACATGCTCGATACCAAGCCGGAGGAACTTTACATCGGCATGCCGGTCGAGCTGGACTTCTTCGACGTGACGCCGAAGCAGCCGATCCCGATCTTCAAGAAGCGAACCGCTTGAGTCGGTTGCCAAGATAAGGAGCGAACCATGAGAACATCGCCGCACTTCTTATACGAGAAGAAGGGCCACATCGCCGTCATGACGTGGAACCGGGCGGAGAAGCGCAACTGCTTCACCCCGGAAATGATCGATGCCTTCTACGATGCCTTCGGTGACTTCGACAAGGATGACAACCTCTACGTCGCCATCCTGGCGAGCACCGGTGAAAAGGCGTGGTGCGCCGGCGGTGACCTGGACACCATGATCCCCGCGGTCACCTCCGGCAAGTTCAAGGTCAATGAGGATCCGACCAAGCGGGTCTTCCACGACATCTTCAAGCCGATCATCGCCGCGGTCAACGGCTTTGCCAC
Proteins encoded in this region:
- a CDS encoding OB-fold domain-containing protein, giving the protein MALQLNRRYVKYFFEPVAESFEEGFWEAVKRRELVFQRCGQCREWLHPPRPMCHKCKSFDLRWEKSTGKGKIYSYVTFTREVNPLYVVPFEVVLVEMDDEKPVRMVANMLDTKPEELYIGMPVELDFFDVTPKQPIPIFKKRTA